The sequence CTTGGCCTTACCGACATAAATGATATGCCCCAGACTATCCTTCATCAGATATACGCCGGGCGATAAAGGCAGTTCTGCTACCTTTTCTGCTAGACTCATAGAAATAAGAAACACCTCCGCTGTTCACGTTCGGCTAGTGAATTTAGTATAAACGATGGGTACGCGGAGATAAAGAAGCTGATATAGCGGAGTAATTTAGAAGAGAGGAGTCTACTTCTCTCGCCCAAAAATAAAGCAACCTCAGTCCATCAGACTGAGGTTGCTTTAACTGTTCTACAATCAAATAGTCTCTTGCACTTATGGAAGTATATTGCCTGCTGCAAGGAAGATGGCATACCAATCTTCGCGTGTCAGTTGAACTTCACTTGCTTTGATGCAATCCTGTAAGCGGTCGATATTCATCGTACCGATGACGGGTTGCATATGTGCCGGATGGCGCAACAGCCAAGCGATGGCAATTGTAGTGTTACTCACTTCATATTTGGCGGCGATTTCATCAATCTTCTGGTTCAATTCCGGGAATTTGTCGCTGCCGAGGAATACGCCTTCAAAGAATCCGTATTGGAACGGTGACCAAGGTTGAATCGTGATATCGTTCAGTCTACAATAATCCAGAATGAGGCCATCACGGTTAACGGCGGAGTGATTATCCATATTCACATTAAAGCCTTGTGAGATCATATTGGCGTTGGTGATGCTTAATTGCAGTTGGTTGGCAACAATCGGTTGCTTCACCGATTTCTGCAGCAACTGAATCTGCATTGGAGTCTGATTGGATACGCCGAAGTGTCTTACTTTTCCTGAGCTTTCCAGGATATTAAAAGCTTCTGCTACTTCATCAGGTTCTACCAATGTATCCGGACGATGCAGAAGCAGCACGTCCAAATATTCGGTTTTCAGACGCGCCAGAATATTGTCTACGGACTCTAAGATATGTTCTTTGGAGAAGTCGAACATTCCTTTGCGAATGCCGCATTTGGATTGCAGAATGATCTTTTCACGAATATTGGCATTCATATGGATGGCATCTGCGAATATTTCCTCACA comes from Paenibacillus sp. 19GGS1-52 and encodes:
- a CDS encoding aldo/keto reductase, which codes for MKTMKLGTSTLEVPVVAVGCMRINSLEKAAAEQFIQTALDEGANFFDHADIYGAGACEEIFADAIHMNANIREKIILQSKCGIRKGMFDFSKEHILESVDNILARLKTEYLDVLLLHRPDTLVEPDEVAEAFNILESSGKVRHFGVSNQTPMQIQLLQKSVKQPIVANQLQLSITNANMISQGFNVNMDNHSAVNRDGLILDYCRLNDITIQPWSPFQYGFFEGVFLGSDKFPELNQKIDEIAAKYEVSNTTIAIAWLLRHPAHMQPVIGTMNIDRLQDCIKASEVQLTREDWYAIFLAAGNILP